The following are encoded in a window of Streptomyces sp. SAT1 genomic DNA:
- a CDS encoding enoyl-CoA hydratase/isomerase family protein: MTVTLEVAEGVGTLRLDRPPMNALDVATQDRLKELAEEATARADVRAVVIYGGEKVFAAGADIKEMQVMDHAAMVSRARALQDSFTAVARIPKPVVAAVTGYALGGGCELALCADYRIAADNAKLGQPEILLGLIPGAGGTQRLARLIGPSRAKDLIFTGRQVRADEALTLGLVDRVVPAAEVYEAAHAWAARLAQGPAIALRAAKEAVDTGLETDLDTGLAVERTWFAGLFATEDRERGMRSFVEEGPGKAKFL; encoded by the coding sequence ATGACCGTAACTCTGGAAGTCGCCGAGGGCGTCGGCACGCTGCGCCTGGACCGCCCGCCCATGAACGCGCTCGACGTCGCCACGCAGGACCGGCTGAAGGAACTCGCCGAGGAGGCCACCGCCCGCGCGGACGTCCGCGCGGTGGTCATCTACGGCGGCGAGAAGGTGTTCGCGGCCGGCGCGGACATCAAGGAGATGCAGGTGATGGACCACGCGGCGATGGTGTCGCGGGCCCGCGCCCTCCAGGACTCCTTCACCGCCGTGGCCCGCATCCCCAAGCCGGTGGTCGCCGCGGTCACCGGCTACGCGCTGGGTGGCGGCTGCGAGCTGGCGCTGTGCGCCGACTACCGCATCGCCGCCGACAACGCCAAGCTCGGCCAGCCGGAGATCCTGCTCGGGCTGATCCCGGGCGCGGGCGGCACCCAGCGGCTGGCCCGGCTGATCGGGCCCTCCCGGGCCAAGGACCTCATCTTCACCGGCCGCCAGGTCAGGGCCGACGAGGCCCTCACGCTCGGCCTGGTGGACCGGGTGGTGCCGGCCGCCGAGGTCTACGAGGCGGCGCACGCCTGGGCGGCGCGGCTCGCCCAGGGCCCGGCGATCGCGCTGCGCGCCGCCAAGGAGGCCGTCGACACCGGTCTGGAGACCGACCTGGACACCGGTCTCGCCGTCGAACGCACCTGGTTCGCGGGCCTCTTCGCCACGGAGGACCGCGAGCGCGGCATGCGCAGCTTCGTGGAAGAGGGTCCGGGGAAGGCGAAGTTCCTCTGA
- a CDS encoding NADPH-dependent F420 reductase codes for MKIGIIGAGNIGGNLTRRLTALGHDVAVANSRGPQTLTALAEETGARPVRAEEAARGAEVVVVTVPLKAVPDLPAGLLKEAADGAVVIDTNNYYPQRDGRIAAIEDEGLTESRWTERHLGHPVVKAFNGTYAQDLLDRHRPAGDPGRLALPVAGDDPAAKAKVRALIGELGFDTVDSGTLDDSWRQQPGTPVYGLREGVDAVTEALAAASPERPADFRA; via the coding sequence ATGAAGATCGGCATCATCGGAGCGGGCAACATCGGCGGCAACCTCACCCGGCGGCTCACCGCCCTCGGACACGACGTCGCCGTGGCGAACTCGCGCGGCCCGCAGACCCTCACCGCGCTGGCCGAGGAGACCGGCGCGCGGCCCGTGCGGGCCGAGGAGGCGGCGCGCGGCGCCGAGGTCGTCGTGGTCACCGTCCCCCTGAAGGCGGTCCCGGACCTGCCGGCCGGACTGCTGAAGGAGGCGGCGGACGGCGCGGTCGTGATCGACACCAACAACTACTACCCGCAGCGCGACGGCCGGATCGCCGCGATCGAGGACGAGGGGCTGACCGAGAGCCGCTGGACCGAGCGCCACCTCGGCCACCCCGTGGTGAAGGCGTTCAACGGCACCTACGCCCAGGACCTGCTGGACCGGCACCGCCCGGCCGGCGACCCCGGCCGCCTCGCGCTGCCGGTGGCCGGCGACGACCCGGCGGCCAAGGCGAAGGTACGGGCGCTGATCGGGGAACTGGGCTTCGACACGGTCGACTCCGGCACCCTCGACGACTCCTGGCGCCAGCAGCCCGGCACCCCGGTCTACGGCCTGCGCGAGGGCGTGGACGCGGTCACCGAGGCGCTGGCCGCGGCCTCGCCCGAGCGCCCGGCGGACTTCCGCGCCTGA
- a CDS encoding YncE family protein gives MPPRPAPSLHGPARSPRASRLPRVTRLLAAGASCAALAALAACGSGGPDHRTDEALASRAPAQRPEQVAADALPGMPPVLDPKDVYAADRANRLSPAVAHFPSRVYVPNTNSNTVTVIDPKTYKVIETIPVGRQPQHVVPSWDLKTLWVNNDLGNSLTPIDPRTGKAGRPVDVHDPYNLYFTPDGKYAVVMASKDRRLVFRDAHTMKVVKSVPVACGGVNHADFSPNGRYFIVSCEFSGELLKVDTAAMKVVAHQKLDVHGAMPQDVKSSPDGRKFYIADMVADGLWILDGDTFAKPAFLHTGKGAHGLYVSRDSRVMYISNRGEGTVSVFDFAKDKLTAKWRLPHGGSPDMGGVSADGKVLWLSGRYNSEVYAIDTRTGRQLARIKVGSGPHGLAVYPQPGRYSLGHTGVFR, from the coding sequence ATGCCCCCTCGCCCCGCCCCTTCCCTCCACGGCCCCGCCCGTTCCCCCCGTGCCTCCCGCCTCCCGCGCGTCACCCGGCTGCTCGCCGCCGGGGCGTCCTGCGCGGCCCTCGCGGCGCTGGCCGCCTGCGGCAGCGGCGGCCCGGACCACCGCACCGACGAGGCCCTGGCCAGCCGGGCGCCCGCCCAGCGGCCCGAACAGGTGGCGGCCGACGCCCTGCCCGGCATGCCGCCGGTCCTCGACCCCAAGGACGTCTACGCCGCCGACCGCGCGAACCGGCTCTCCCCGGCCGTCGCGCACTTCCCCTCGCGCGTCTATGTGCCCAACACCAACTCGAACACGGTCACCGTCATCGACCCGAAGACGTACAAGGTCATCGAGACCATCCCGGTCGGCCGCCAGCCGCAGCACGTCGTGCCGTCCTGGGACCTGAAGACGCTGTGGGTCAACAACGACCTCGGCAACTCCCTGACCCCCATCGACCCGCGCACGGGCAAGGCGGGCAGACCGGTCGACGTGCACGACCCGTACAACCTGTACTTCACCCCGGACGGCAAGTACGCCGTGGTGATGGCCTCCAAGGACCGCCGGCTCGTCTTCCGCGACGCGCACACCATGAAGGTGGTGAAGTCCGTCCCGGTCGCCTGCGGCGGCGTCAACCACGCCGACTTCTCCCCGAACGGCCGCTACTTCATCGTCTCCTGCGAGTTCAGCGGCGAACTGCTCAAGGTCGACACCGCGGCCATGAAGGTCGTCGCGCACCAGAAGCTGGACGTCCACGGCGCCATGCCGCAGGACGTGAAGAGCTCGCCCGACGGCAGGAAGTTCTACATCGCCGACATGGTCGCCGACGGGCTGTGGATCCTGGACGGCGACACCTTCGCCAAGCCCGCGTTCCTGCACACCGGCAAGGGCGCCCACGGCCTCTACGTCAGCCGCGACTCCCGGGTGATGTACATCTCCAACCGCGGCGAGGGCACCGTCTCCGTCTTCGACTTCGCCAAGGACAAGCTCACCGCCAAGTGGCGCCTGCCGCACGGCGGCAGCCCCGACATGGGCGGCGTCTCCGCAGACGGCAAGGTGCTCTGGCTGTCGGGCCGCTACAACTCCGAGGTGTACGCCATCGACACCCGCACCGGCAGGCAGCTGGCCCGCATCAAGGTCGGCAGCGGTCCGCACGGCCTCGCCGTCTATCCGCAGCCCGGCCGCTACTCCCTCGGCCACACGGGCGTCTTCCGCTGA
- a CDS encoding FadR/GntR family transcriptional regulator: protein MVPGALRPSPLVEQAAERLRAQIAAGQWPVGTKLPGETTLARDLGVGRSTVREALRALAGAGLVRPRHGAGVFVIATEPAEDWPARLRRSAVTDVYEVRMGVEVQAARLAARRRTPEDLAALEAALEGRRTAAAKGDAAFVDADIALHRGVVAAAHNPVLTALFEEFVPVLRSGLVTLLELTGLRVHDPNTGADTHHDLVVAVAAGDADTAAAVLRADLEATLGLLRERTGGAGETGRAGAAGETEPAPEA, encoded by the coding sequence ATGGTCCCAGGCGCCCTCCGCCCCAGCCCGCTGGTCGAACAGGCCGCGGAGCGGCTGCGTGCGCAGATCGCCGCCGGACAGTGGCCCGTCGGCACCAAGCTGCCCGGTGAGACCACCCTGGCCAGGGACCTGGGCGTCGGCCGCTCCACCGTCCGCGAGGCGCTGCGCGCGCTCGCCGGTGCCGGACTAGTGCGGCCCCGGCACGGCGCGGGCGTCTTCGTGATCGCGACCGAACCCGCCGAGGACTGGCCGGCCCGGCTGCGCCGCTCCGCGGTCACCGATGTCTACGAGGTCCGCATGGGCGTCGAGGTGCAGGCGGCCCGCCTGGCGGCCAGGCGCCGCACGCCCGAGGACCTGGCCGCGCTGGAGGCCGCCCTGGAGGGCCGGCGCACGGCGGCGGCGAAGGGCGACGCGGCCTTCGTGGACGCCGACATCGCGCTGCACCGCGGGGTGGTCGCCGCCGCCCACAACCCCGTCCTGACCGCGCTGTTCGAGGAGTTCGTCCCCGTACTGCGCTCCGGCCTCGTCACCCTGCTGGAGCTGACCGGGCTGCGCGTGCACGACCCCAACACCGGCGCCGACACCCATCACGACCTCGTCGTCGCCGTCGCGGCGGGCGACGCGGACACGGCGGCGGCCGTGCTCCGCGCCGACCTGGAGGCCACCCTCGGCCTGCTGCGCGAGCGGACCGGCGGAGCAGGGGAGACCGGGCGGGCAGGGGCAGCCGGGGAGACGGAGCCCGCCCCGGAGGCATGA
- a CDS encoding GH25 family lysozyme: MLQGIDVSAYQSSTYGTSGLSFVFIKATEGRTYVNSRLTAQTKHGRDAHLVVGFYHFLWPGNIAAQAEYFVSHAPEQRGDILAVDWETTGEGTHASNAEKDSFIRKVKQLRPHNRVLLYTNRHFWLSVDTTSYAGDGLWVADYVSAGHPRIKAKWRFHQYTDDPHDKNVANFSSASALREWAKA; the protein is encoded by the coding sequence ATGCTGCAAGGCATCGACGTGAGCGCGTACCAGTCCTCCACCTACGGCACGAGCGGCCTCTCCTTCGTCTTCATCAAGGCGACGGAGGGCCGTACGTACGTCAATTCCAGGCTCACCGCCCAGACCAAGCACGGGCGCGACGCCCATCTGGTCGTCGGCTTCTACCACTTCCTGTGGCCCGGCAACATCGCGGCCCAGGCCGAGTACTTCGTCTCGCACGCCCCGGAGCAGCGGGGCGACATCCTCGCCGTCGACTGGGAGACCACCGGCGAGGGCACCCACGCCTCCAACGCGGAGAAGGACTCCTTCATCCGCAAGGTGAAGCAACTGCGCCCGCACAACCGGGTGCTGCTCTACACCAACCGCCACTTCTGGCTCAGCGTCGACACCACCTCCTACGCGGGGGACGGGCTGTGGGTCGCCGACTACGTCTCCGCCGGCCACCCCCGCATCAAGGCCAAGTGGCGCTTCCACCAGTACACGGACGATCCCCACGACAAGAACGTGGCGAACTTCTCCAGTGCGTCGGCGCTGCGGGAGTGGGCCAAGGCATGA
- a CDS encoding ATP-binding protein, with translation MAGLEGIEQPRGPEHTAAVARWSPAVADERALAALELYGDPSEEDVRLPSRPESAAIARRLVQIVVLRWGMSPKLAEDAVLLVSELVGNAVRHTGARVFGLRVRRRTGRIRVEVRDPSRGLPCLMPVQDLDVSGRGLTLVDKLSDRWGVDLLPRGKTTWFEIRAADR, from the coding sequence ATGGCGGGGCTGGAGGGCATCGAACAGCCGCGGGGACCGGAACACACGGCGGCCGTGGCGCGCTGGTCTCCCGCGGTCGCGGACGAACGCGCCCTGGCCGCACTGGAGTTGTACGGCGATCCGAGCGAGGAGGACGTCCGGCTGCCGTCCCGCCCCGAGTCGGCGGCCATCGCCCGCCGGCTCGTCCAGATCGTCGTCCTGCGCTGGGGCATGTCCCCGAAACTGGCCGAGGACGCGGTGCTGCTCGTCTCCGAACTCGTGGGCAACGCCGTACGGCACACCGGGGCCCGCGTCTTCGGCCTGCGCGTCCGCCGCCGCACCGGCAGGATCCGCGTCGAGGTGCGCGACCCCTCCCGCGGCCTGCCCTGCCTCATGCCCGTCCAGGACCTCGACGTCAGCGGCCGCGGCCTGACCCTGGTCGACAAACTGTCCGACCGCTGGGGCGTCGACCTGCTGCCCCGCGGCAAGACCACCTGGTTCGAAATACGCGCCGCAGACCGCTGA
- a CDS encoding EF-hand domain-containing protein, which translates to MADIDEAREQFNRLDADGDGFVTAAEFKTALAQGGDWNVTESVAEAIIKTRDLDGDKVLSFDEFWAFLNK; encoded by the coding sequence GTGGCGGACATCGACGAGGCACGCGAGCAGTTCAACCGTTTGGACGCGGACGGCGACGGGTTCGTCACCGCCGCCGAGTTCAAGACCGCCCTCGCGCAGGGAGGCGACTGGAACGTCACCGAGTCGGTGGCGGAGGCGATCATCAAGACGCGGGACCTCGACGGCGACAAGGTCCTGTCCTTCGACGAGTTCTGGGCCTTCCTGAACAAGTGA
- a CDS encoding polysaccharide deacetylase family protein, translating to MTTTDRRGVLRAGAGLVAGGAFAAGCAPGTAPHTAASAASRHASGPAERGAAHPSASPAPAPAPRAFPGQPAQIGHGPRDRPRVALTFHGQGDPALARTLLTTAERHGARVTVLAVGTWLDAHPEMARRILDGGHDLGNHTQRHLSVNDMPEAEARAEITGCADRLKRLTGSIGTWFRPSRAVTASPLVARLARAAGYPHVLSYDVDSLDYTSPGAAAVTRTVLAGVRPGSVVSLHFGYPGTAIALPALLDELDRRGLHAVTTTELLS from the coding sequence GTGACCACCACCGACCGTCGTGGCGTGCTGCGGGCCGGTGCCGGGCTTGTCGCGGGGGGCGCGTTCGCCGCCGGATGCGCGCCCGGTACCGCCCCGCACACCGCCGCGTCCGCCGCCTCCCGACACGCGTCCGGACCCGCCGAGCGCGGCGCGGCGCACCCCTCCGCTTCGCCCGCGCCCGCCCCCGCCCCGCGCGCCTTCCCCGGGCAGCCCGCGCAGATCGGCCACGGACCGCGCGACCGGCCCCGGGTGGCCCTCACCTTCCACGGCCAAGGCGACCCGGCCCTCGCCCGCACCCTGCTCACCACCGCCGAACGGCACGGCGCCCGGGTGACCGTGCTCGCCGTCGGCACCTGGCTGGACGCGCACCCGGAGATGGCCCGCCGGATCCTCGACGGCGGCCACGACCTCGGCAACCACACCCAGCGCCACCTGTCCGTCAACGACATGCCCGAGGCCGAGGCGCGCGCCGAGATCACCGGCTGCGCCGACCGCCTCAAGCGGCTCACCGGCTCGATCGGCACCTGGTTCCGGCCCTCGCGCGCCGTCACCGCCTCCCCGCTGGTGGCCCGGCTGGCGCGCGCCGCCGGCTACCCGCACGTGCTCTCCTACGACGTCGACTCGCTCGACTACACCTCGCCCGGTGCCGCAGCCGTCACCCGCACCGTACTGGCGGGCGTCCGCCCCGGGTCCGTGGTGAGCCTGCACTTCGGTTACCCCGGCACGGCCATTGCCCTGCCCGCCCTCCTCGACGAACTCGACCGCCGCGGCCTCCACGCGGTCACCACCACGGAGCTGCTGAGCTGA
- a CDS encoding L,D-transpeptidase, whose product MNVRPITGASAGTGRRPGRGGRRGSTGALALVSGALLLAVTACGGGDSDVNGAGTGKDAGAAAESKQSQAVLSVAPKDGSTSVDTSGALRVGVSKGTLTQVVVKDAKGAEIAGKISGGTTWTPSTHLAASTKYTVHAVAKDAEGRQAAQDSSFTTLTPKNTFIGNFTPEDGSTVGVGMPFSVNFTRGITHPEAVEKAIEVKTEPAVDVEGHWFGNDRLDFRPEQYWKSGTKVTVKLSLDGVEGRPGVYGKQSKTISFTIGRNQVSVVDAKKHTMKVTQDGKTVKTLPVTTGKPGYDTWNGRMVISEKLSVTRMNGETVGYGGEYDIKDVPHAIRLTTSGTFAHGNYWGGDAFGNYNSSHGCIGLRDVRGGGDSSTPAAWFFNHSMIGDVVEVENAHEKTVAPDNGFNGWNMSWEKWKS is encoded by the coding sequence GTGAACGTGCGGCCTATTACGGGGGCGTCGGCGGGGACGGGCCGGCGACCGGGCCGAGGGGGACGACGGGGGAGCACGGGAGCGCTGGCGCTGGTCTCCGGCGCGCTGCTCCTCGCGGTCACGGCCTGCGGCGGCGGTGACTCCGACGTGAACGGCGCGGGCACGGGCAAGGACGCCGGTGCCGCCGCCGAGAGCAAGCAGTCGCAGGCGGTGCTCAGCGTCGCGCCCAAGGACGGTTCGACGTCCGTCGACACCAGCGGCGCGCTGAGGGTCGGCGTGAGCAAGGGGACGCTCACCCAGGTCGTCGTCAAGGACGCCAAGGGCGCCGAGATAGCGGGGAAGATATCCGGCGGCACCACCTGGACGCCGTCGACCCATCTGGCCGCCTCGACCAAGTACACGGTCCACGCCGTCGCCAAGGACGCCGAGGGCCGGCAGGCGGCCCAGGACAGCAGCTTCACCACCCTGACGCCGAAGAACACCTTCATCGGCAACTTCACCCCCGAGGACGGCTCCACCGTCGGGGTCGGGATGCCGTTCTCCGTCAACTTCACCCGGGGCATCACGCACCCGGAGGCCGTCGAGAAGGCCATCGAGGTCAAGACCGAGCCGGCCGTCGACGTCGAGGGCCACTGGTTCGGCAACGACCGGCTCGACTTCCGCCCCGAGCAGTACTGGAAGTCCGGCACCAAGGTCACCGTCAAGCTCAGCCTGGACGGCGTGGAGGGCCGCCCCGGCGTCTACGGCAAGCAGTCCAAGACCATCTCCTTCACCATCGGCCGCAACCAGGTGTCCGTCGTGGACGCCAAGAAGCACACGATGAAGGTCACCCAGGACGGCAAGACCGTGAAGACCCTCCCGGTCACCACCGGCAAGCCCGGCTACGACACCTGGAACGGCCGGATGGTCATCAGCGAGAAGCTCTCGGTCACCCGGATGAACGGCGAGACCGTCGGCTACGGCGGCGAGTACGACATCAAGGACGTCCCGCACGCCATCCGCCTGACCACCTCCGGCACCTTCGCGCACGGCAACTACTGGGGCGGCGACGCCTTCGGCAACTACAACTCCAGCCACGGCTGCATCGGCCTGCGCGACGTGCGCGGCGGCGGGGACAGCTCCACGCCCGCCGCCTGGTTCTTCAACCACTCGATGATCGGCGACGTGGTCGAGGTCGAGAACGCCCACGAGAAGACCGTCGCCCCGGACAACGGCTTCAACGGCTGGAACATGTCGTGGGAGAAGTGGAAGTCGTAG
- the leuA gene encoding 2-isopropylmalate synthase, translating into MTTTPSTTTAHPTAPYGRPLWNPQRPGPMPYHRYRPFQERVRVPVPAEGRGWPSARIERAPLWVPVDLRDGNQALAEPMDTPRKRRFFDLLVRLGFKEIEVGYPSASRTDFDFVRHLVTSGAVPDDVTPVVFTPARRDLIDRTFEAVAGLPRAVVHLYMATSPVWREVVLGRDRDGVRASVRDAAAHMARRADALPGGAHLRFQFSPETFNLTEPDYVLELCDGLTELWDASPDRPVTHNLPATVEIATPNVYADQIEYVHRHLSRRDAVILSVHPHNDRGTGVACAELAVLAGAQRVEGCLFGNGERTGNVDLVTLALNLYAQGVDPMVDFSDIDAVRATVEHCNRLPVHPRHPYAGDLVHTAFSGTHQDAISKGLDAHARRAAETGTAPELAPWSVPYLPIDPADVGRSYEAVIRVNSQSGKGGVAYLLRAHASLDLPRRMRPEVSRAVQEATDGSGREATPKELYELFRTTYLAVDGPVRLDAWSVHREPSGAHRFVCSLGHGDRTGDHEGTGDGPVSAFVDALAGAGLAVAVLDFAEHRSAAPGEEGGAEVTTAYAECRVNGTTAWGAGRDASSLTAAVHAVLAAVNRAAR; encoded by the coding sequence ATGACCACCACCCCGAGCACCACCACCGCGCACCCCACCGCCCCGTACGGGAGACCGCTGTGGAATCCGCAGCGTCCCGGGCCCATGCCCTACCACCGCTACCGCCCCTTCCAGGAGCGGGTGCGCGTGCCCGTCCCGGCAGAGGGCCGCGGCTGGCCGTCCGCCCGGATCGAGCGCGCGCCGCTGTGGGTCCCGGTCGACCTGCGCGACGGCAACCAGGCGCTGGCCGAGCCGATGGACACCCCGCGCAAGCGCCGCTTCTTCGATCTGCTGGTGCGGCTGGGGTTCAAGGAGATCGAGGTCGGCTACCCGTCGGCGAGCCGCACCGACTTCGACTTCGTCCGGCACCTGGTGACCAGCGGGGCCGTGCCCGACGACGTCACGCCGGTCGTCTTCACCCCGGCCCGCCGGGACCTGATCGACCGCACCTTCGAGGCGGTGGCGGGGCTGCCGCGGGCCGTCGTCCACCTGTACATGGCGACCTCGCCCGTCTGGCGCGAGGTGGTGCTCGGGCGGGACCGGGACGGGGTGCGCGCGAGCGTACGGGACGCGGCGGCGCACATGGCCCGGCGCGCGGACGCCCTGCCCGGCGGCGCGCACCTCCGCTTCCAGTTCTCCCCGGAGACCTTCAACCTCACCGAGCCGGACTACGTCCTCGAACTGTGCGACGGGCTCACCGAGCTGTGGGACGCGAGCCCGGACCGGCCGGTCACGCACAACCTCCCCGCCACGGTGGAGATCGCCACCCCGAACGTCTACGCGGACCAGATCGAGTACGTGCACCGCCATCTGTCCCGCCGGGACGCGGTGATCCTCTCGGTGCACCCGCACAACGACCGCGGCACCGGCGTCGCCTGCGCCGAACTCGCCGTGCTGGCGGGCGCGCAGCGGGTCGAAGGCTGCCTGTTCGGCAACGGCGAGCGCACCGGGAACGTGGACCTGGTGACCCTGGCGCTCAATCTGTACGCGCAGGGCGTCGACCCGATGGTCGACTTCAGCGACATCGACGCGGTACGGGCGACGGTGGAGCACTGCAACCGGCTGCCGGTGCATCCGCGCCACCCCTACGCGGGCGACCTCGTCCACACCGCGTTCTCCGGCACCCACCAGGACGCGATCAGCAAGGGCCTGGACGCGCACGCCCGGCGTGCCGCCGAGACGGGCACCGCGCCGGAGCTGGCGCCGTGGTCGGTGCCGTATCTGCCGATCGATCCGGCCGACGTGGGCCGGTCCTACGAGGCGGTGATCCGGGTCAACTCCCAGTCGGGCAAGGGCGGGGTGGCGTATCTGCTGCGCGCGCACGCGAGTCTGGACCTGCCGCGGCGGATGCGGCCGGAGGTGTCGCGGGCGGTCCAGGAGGCCACGGACGGCAGCGGGCGTGAGGCGACGCCGAAGGAGCTGTACGAGCTGTTCCGCACGACGTACCTGGCGGTGGACGGGCCGGTGCGGCTGGACGCCTGGTCGGTGCACCGGGAGCCGTCCGGGGCGCACCGCTTCGTCTGCTCGCTGGGCCACGGCGACCGCACCGGCGACCACGAGGGCACCGGGGACGGACCGGTGAGCGCCTTCGTGGACGCGCTCGCCGGGGCCGGACTCGCCGTGGCCGTGCTCGACTTCGCCGAGCACCGGTCGGCGGCGCCCGGCGAGGAGGGCGGCGCCGAGGTGACGACCGCGTACGCCGAGTGCCGGGTGAACGGCACGACGGCCTGGGGCGCCGGCCGGGACGCCTCGTCGCTGACGGCCGCCGTGCACGCGGTGCTGGCCGCCGTGAACCGGGCCGCGCGATGA
- a CDS encoding Uma2 family endonuclease produces the protein MSVDAITHTEFPAGYVVFFGADGKIIMTPQSEEHSSTIRSMQIDSLALGRHAKVTSDVYIDFPADENSAPDLAILREDARKKGKRYSFEDVLLISEVVSTSSARKDYDDCTAKYGRYGIPVYLVVDPYAREVVLHTEPTSSGYSTAHTRAYGTGKLSIPLADGRTFTLDLDELPLPNPEPDTH, from the coding sequence ATGAGTGTCGACGCGATCACGCACACCGAGTTCCCCGCGGGATACGTGGTGTTCTTCGGCGCCGACGGAAAGATCATCATGACCCCGCAGAGCGAAGAGCACTCCAGCACGATCAGGTCGATGCAGATCGACTCTCTCGCCCTCGGCCGTCATGCGAAGGTCACCTCGGACGTCTACATCGACTTCCCCGCCGACGAGAACTCCGCCCCCGACCTGGCCATCCTGCGCGAGGACGCACGCAAGAAGGGCAAGCGCTACAGCTTCGAGGACGTCCTGTTGATCTCGGAGGTCGTCTCCACGTCCTCGGCACGCAAGGATTACGACGACTGCACCGCGAAGTACGGCCGGTACGGCATCCCCGTCTACCTCGTCGTGGATCCCTACGCCCGGGAAGTCGTCCTGCACACCGAGCCCACCTCCAGCGGCTACAGCACCGCCCACACCCGCGCATACGGCACAGGCAAGCTCTCCATCCCCCTGGCCGACGGCCGCACCTTCACCCTCGACCTCGACGAACTGCCCCTGCCGAACCCGGAGCCCGACACTCACTGA